Proteins found in one Drosophila innubila isolate TH190305 chromosome X, UK_Dinn_1.0, whole genome shotgun sequence genomic segment:
- the LOC117787942 gene encoding uncharacterized protein LOC117787942, with the protein MIHVQVKRMEVRVVLLLWMINLAAGKQANNNWQYNGQQYDNAQYAKLFGQVTGSNPAQEHFGPFQYQYVDYQPNCKSGGQPVCATNGMKYFYFENDCKLEAHNIKSLFQYGTELEPTELERCMPNCANIECTTKYAPVCAAPETGPHQGQGVTYANECEVRRRECITKETQKFLNDGPCRQLKSTSKSKSKSKGKRKHRRRGTSTTTTTATPIANSTIKEEGSKTIFVKLSARTEALRREATTTTKTTTTTTTPAPMQFHKYLSNTNPGVSVSQAVNAYSVYNIPDMGDNYAEIMDSNLSLYLPGFGIVTDTPPKTTSIATTTTSTTTPKPTNTTLPSTNSTTQPITPKEIIILLPYNKTSTPTQDPSTMIS; encoded by the exons ATGATACATGTACAGGTGAAACGGATGGAAGTTCGTGTAGTGCTATTACTTTGGATGATCAACCTGGCAGCAGGAAAACAGGCTAATAATAATTGGCAATACAATGGTCAACAATATGACAACGCTCAGTATGCAAAGCTCTTTGGACAGGTAACGGGTAGTAATCCTGCTCAGGAGCACTTTGGACCCTTTCAGTATCAATATGTGGACTATCAACCCAACTGCAAGTCTGGTGGACAACCAGTTTGTGCAACAAATGGCATGAAATACTTTTACTTTGAGAATGACTGCAAACTGGAGGCGCACAACATAAAGTCACTCTTCCAGTATGGCACAG AATTGGAACCCACCGAACTGGAGCGTTGTATGCCCAATTGTGCTAACATTGAATGCACCACCAAATATGCGCCTGTTTGTGCCGCTCCAGAAACTGGACCCCATCAGGGACAGGGCGTTACCTATGCCAATGAGTGTGAGGTGCGACGACGTGAATGCATTACCAAAGAAA CTCAGAAATTTCTAAACGACGGACCTTGTCGCCAGCTAAAGTCAACATCCAAatccaagtccaagtcgaaGGGAAAACGTAAGCACCGACGACGTGGTACCAGCACCACGACCACAACAGCCACTCCGATTGCCAACAGCACTATTAAAGAGGAAGGgtcaaaaactatttttgttaaattgtcAGCACGAACGGAAGCACTTAGaagagaagcaacaacaacaacaaaaacgacaacaacaacaacaacaccggcaccaatgcaatttcataaataCCTAAGCAATACGAATCCAGGTGTTTCGGTGTCCCAAGCTGTCAATGCTTACAGTGTCTATAATATACCCGATATGGGTGACAACTATGCTGAAATAATGGACTCGAATCTGTCCTTGTATTTACCTGGTTTCGGCATTGTGACTGACACGCCCCCGAAAACCACCAGCATAgcgacaactacaacatcaACCACAACACCCAAGCCCACAAACACAACCCTTCCGTCCACCAACTCAACAACACAACCAATCACACCGAAAGAAATCATCATTCTTCTGCCCTACAACAAAACATCAACACCCACG CAAGATCCAAGTACTATGATATCATGA
- the LOC117790021 gene encoding flocculation protein FLO11, which yields MLFYFSSLSLLTVAWSWGYGGSEYYTPYCDHIVCPSTPSRERVCAKSMITNQEATFDNACEVQRYDCLSEESWHIINMGTCDCPTECPRNSNPVCAVLGSTWRTFKSACELRKHICSSKELWRQDNDEMCVLLPHLEPYPPYGQPRYGASAYGAQPYGSPFYGVPPAYGPHVYKSPAYAPQPPISYYNAGYLNPPPSPYQKSQMLPYHIYISRDTLPTELNGASNLETTESSVSPDTETTSSPIPTESTTDDNSTLIAASNNAPKIRKTSKSRDGIEASMGNSTTASSVTTETPKTSEQFTTPETTTKAPLSSTPQPNLSSSTESDLEAQSLNKDANMNPSQGASDNSTSTSVKPISSEESTTPESRTEAPLNETLMTLNDPTTIRTDSAIVENASDLEAKSLNEDSTSIAVYEITENSLSGLTTESTKGSKDSAIAEKDSELKIITANAVDNTTSSSVPPQSGSSLYSQDSTTPPAVNSRLASSGVSTEASLSSTSQTKLNSTTDSTTESRLASSSDPETAEKNVDLEVKSLNEDFTTTSSKDYTSSTAINFKLASTNSSTEVPLKDPTTEAPLNISSPDSSVAENASKLQVQSLDKDTADDPVAPHSESSYYPQDYTTALSVNSKLVSADTTTSSYPQDYTNSTIINSNSSTEVPLKDPTTETPLSTTSVSNSTTVTATSSPDSSVAENAFKLPVQSLDKDTADELNSTSQNTLSSTTEPTTDSTSKSSIISSEFSKADKPSELEAISLNKDSTNVTITTSSSVRPQYDAAGSSAYDQDYTTPPVSNLSSDAPTEATLKDSLTPTISVANNDPEFRSTSSRENRPLRLEPNTSDNNTPSSSSISQETTQGSRDPFTDSTTRAPLDTTTVSAKNSTPESQDRAMVIPSNENTYPSRVILQLSEDENAQTVKINNSNSNSVWILFLPSSKGKPINIVKQD from the exons ATGTGCAAAGTCGATGATTACAAATCAGGAAGCCACCTTTGACAATGCCTGCGAAGTTCAACGTTATGACTGCTTATCTGAAGAAT CTTGGCATATCATCAATATGGGTACTTGTGACTGCCCAACCGAGTGTCCCCGAAATTCGAATCCCGTCTGTGCCGTACTAGGATCAACTTGGAGAACCTTTAAAAGTGCCTGCGAATTGCGAAAGCACATATGCTCTTCCAAAGAAC tCTGGAGACAAGATAATGATGAAATGTGTGTGCTTTTACCTCACCTTGAGCCTTATCCTCCTTATGGTCAACCTCGATATGGAGCATCTGCTTATGGAGCCCAACCTTATGGTTCTCCTTTCTATGGAGTCCCTCCAGCTTATGGACCACATGTTTATAAATCTCCTGCTTATGCACCTCAACCGCCAATATCGTATTATAATGCTGGTTATTTGAATCCCCCACCAAGTCCATATCAGAAGTCACAGATGCTGCCATACCACATATACATATCCAGGGATACTTTGCCCACTGAGCTTAACGGTGCATCTAACTTGGAAACCACTGAATCTTCAGTTAGCCCTGATACCGAAACAACTTCAAGTCCGATTCCAACAGAATCTACAACAGATGATAATTCGACATTAATAGCTGCATCCAACAATGCTCCGAAAATTCGAAAGACCAGCAAAAGTAGAGATGGAATTGAAGCTTCCATGGGTAATTCAACAACTGCCTCTAGTGTTACAACAGAAACCCCAAAAACTTCAGAGCAGTTCACGACGcctgaaacaacaacaaaagctccTTTGAGCTCAACACCGCAACCAAATCTGAGCTCTTCAACAGAATCCGATCTTGAAGCTCAAAGTTTGAACAAAGATGCCAATATGAATCCTAGTCAAGGTGCTTCAGATAATAGCACATCTACTTCGGTAAAACCAATCAGTTCTGAGGAGTCAACGACCCCAGAATCAAGAACAGAAGCGCCTTTGAATGAGACTTTAATGACTTTAAATGATCCCACAACAATTCGAACTGATTCCGCAATTGTCGAGAATGCTTCAGATCTTGAAGCTAAAAGTTTAAATGAGGATTCTACGTCAATTGCCGTTTATGAAATTACTGAGAACTCATTATCAGGCTTGACGACAGAGTCCACAAAAGGGTCAAAAGATTCTGCGATAGCAGAGAAAGATTCtgaacttaaaattataacagCCAATGCTGTGGACAATACCACATCTTCCTCGGTTCCTCCACAATCGGGGTCCTCTTTATATTCCCAGGATTCTACAACACCTCCAGCAGTCAATTCTAGGTTAGCTTCTTCTGGTGTTTCAACTGAAGCATCATTAAGTTCCACATCACAAACTAAACTGAACTCGACGACAGATTCAACTACGGAATCAAGGTTAGCAAGTTCATCTGACCCCGAAACAGCTGAGAAAAATGTAGATCTTGAAGTGAAAAGTTTAAATGAAGACTTTACTACTACTTCTTCAAAGGATTATACATCCTCTACAGCTATCAACTTCAAATTGGCTTCCACCAATTCCTCAACTGAAGTTCCTTTGAAGGATCCCACAACTGAAGCTCCATTGAATATAAGTTCTCCTGATTCCTCAGTAGCAGAGAATGCTTCTAAGCTTCAAGTTCAAAGTCTAGACAAGGATACTGCAGATGACCCTGTAGCCCCACATTCGGAGTCCTCATACTACCCACAGGATTATACAACCGCTTTGTCAGTCAACTCCAAGTTGGTTTCTGCTGATACTACTACTTCATCATACCCACAGGATTATACAAACTCTACAATAATCAACTCCAATTCCTCAACTGAAGTTCCTTTAAAGGATCCCACAACTGAAACTCCATTGAGTACAACATCCGTTTCCAATTCGACGACAGTTACCGCCACAAGTTCCCCTGATTCCTCAGTAGCAGAGAATGCTTTTAAGCTTCCAGTTCAAAGTCTAGACAAGGATACTGCAGATGAATTGAATTCGACATCACAAAATACTCTGAGTTCGACGACAGAGCCGACAACAGATTCAACGTCCAAATCCTCAATAATATCTTCTGAATTCTCAAAGGCTGATAAGCCTTCTGAGCTTGAAGCTATAAGTTTAAATAAGGATTCTACTAATGTGACTATTACGACTTCTTCCTCTGTTCGCCCACAATATGATGCGGCAGGATCGTCAGCATACGATCAGGATTATACAACCCCTCCAGTTAGCAACTTGTCTTCTGATGCCCCAACAGAAGCTACTTTAAAGGATTCTTTAACGCCAACAATTTCAGTAGCAAATAATGATCCCGAATTTCGGTCTACGAGTTCCAGAGAGAATCGACCTTTACGCTTAGAGCCCAATACATCTGATAATAATACACCCTCTTCGTCATCCATATCTCAGGAAACAACTCAAGGTTCGAGGGATCCTTTCACTGATTCTACGACAAGAGCTCCATTAGATACAACGACAGTTTCGGCTAAAAACTCGACACCAGAATCTCAAGATAGAGCTATGGTGATACcttcaaatgaaaatacatatCCAAGCCGAGTTATTCTGCAACTGTCTGAAGATGAAAATGCACAAACAGTTAAGATCAATAATTCAAACAGTAATTCTGTTTGGATCTTATTTCTGCCATCGTCGAAAGGCAAACcaattaatattgtaaaacAGGACTGA